A genomic window from Chlorobium phaeobacteroides DSM 266 includes:
- a CDS encoding sulfite exporter TauE/SafE family protein has product MSSAAKKLLLKTAGTAGASILFFIIPGILYAFPADQTGQMAWWVWVILLFAFSFILGIFSVLAGVGGGVLFVPIVSGFFPFHLDFIRGAGLVVALTGALSAGAPLMRKGLADLKLGLPMALVGSISSIAGALAGLAMPVAMVQLLLGLSIMFIAGIMIKSGKSGYPEVKEPDTLSKILHISGIYHDEAMSKDIAWQIHRTPIGLFLFMIIGFIGGMFGMGAGWANVPVFNLLMGVPLKVAVATSGLVLSINGAAAAWIYIFKGALLPLIAVPAVAGIMLGSKIGAGLLTKVNTRSVRLIVISMLLLAGLRSLLKGFGI; this is encoded by the coding sequence ATGAGTTCTGCAGCCAAAAAGCTATTGCTCAAAACTGCTGGAACGGCAGGTGCGTCGATTTTATTTTTTATCATTCCAGGGATTCTTTACGCGTTTCCTGCGGATCAGACAGGCCAAATGGCCTGGTGGGTATGGGTGATCCTTCTCTTTGCCTTTTCCTTCATTCTCGGGATTTTTTCGGTACTTGCGGGGGTTGGCGGCGGCGTTCTTTTTGTTCCCATTGTCAGCGGATTTTTCCCTTTTCATCTTGATTTTATTCGCGGCGCGGGGTTGGTCGTTGCGCTGACCGGAGCGCTTTCGGCCGGGGCTCCGCTTATGAGAAAGGGACTGGCGGATCTGAAGCTTGGTCTTCCGATGGCGCTTGTCGGATCAATCAGCTCCATTGCCGGAGCTCTTGCAGGTCTTGCCATGCCTGTCGCTATGGTGCAGTTGTTGCTCGGGCTCTCCATCATGTTTATTGCAGGCATTATGATCAAATCAGGAAAGTCTGGATATCCTGAGGTCAAAGAGCCCGATACCCTGTCGAAAATACTGCATATTTCGGGAATCTATCATGATGAAGCCATGAGCAAAGATATTGCGTGGCAGATTCACCGCACTCCGATCGGCCTGTTTCTTTTTATGATTATCGGTTTTATTGGGGGTATGTTCGGGATGGGGGCCGGATGGGCGAATGTTCCGGTTTTCAATCTCCTCATGGGCGTCCCTTTGAAAGTAGCGGTTGCCACCAGCGGACTCGTACTGTCTATCAACGGCGCTGCCGCCGCATGGATTTATATCTTTAAAGGAGCGCTGCTGCCGCTTATAGCGGTTCCTGCCGTTGCCGGCATTATGCTTGGCTCGAAAATCGGAGCCGGACTGCTGACGAAAGTCAATACCCGCTCGGTACGGTTGATTGTCATTTCAATGCTTTTGCTTGCAGGTTTACGCTCACTGTTAAAGGGGTTTGGAATATGA
- a CDS encoding DUF1634 domain-containing protein, with amino-acid sequence MKDTNREKPDEGDVQFVYAKVLDFVSHAGMVFIAAGYLIYVMQLLPLSVSIRAVADNWHLSASDMQQKLHVPSGWSFMGSMADALHGDVVSYMSILFLCMATILCLVFAVKVFFREKNYIYTAITFLQALVLLVAASGVISR; translated from the coding sequence ATGAAAGACACGAACAGGGAAAAACCTGACGAAGGAGATGTTCAGTTTGTCTATGCAAAGGTGCTTGATTTTGTTTCACACGCAGGCATGGTCTTTATTGCAGCGGGGTATTTGATCTATGTGATGCAACTGCTTCCTCTTTCCGTATCGATTCGGGCTGTAGCGGATAACTGGCATCTCAGCGCTTCAGATATGCAGCAAAAGCTTCATGTTCCAAGCGGCTGGTCATTTATGGGAAGTATGGCGGATGCGTTGCATGGGGATGTCGTGAGCTATATGTCTATTCTTTTTCTCTGCATGGCGACGATTCTCTGTCTTGTGTTTGCGGTAAAAGTCTTTTTCCGTGAAAAAAACTACATCTATACAGCGATTACTTTTCTGCAGGCGCTGGTGCTTCTCGTTGCGGCAAGCGGCGTGATTTCTCGCTGA
- the dsrE2 gene encoding sulfur carrier protein DsrE2 produces MAETKKLAIIASQGTLDWAYPPFILASTAAAMDMEAVIFFTFYGLPLLKKEIDAKVAPHTNPAMPMKMPFGSKEFQSYNWPIPNFISGNVPGFDSMATSLMKETFKKKGVATIEQLRGMCQEFGVRFIACQMTMEVFGFEKEEFIEGVEYGGAATFLEYAADANISLFI; encoded by the coding sequence ATGGCTGAAACCAAAAAACTTGCAATTATTGCATCGCAGGGCACGCTCGATTGGGCATACCCTCCGTTTATTCTCGCTTCTACGGCAGCGGCCATGGACATGGAGGCGGTAATCTTTTTTACCTTTTACGGCCTTCCGTTGCTTAAAAAGGAGATCGACGCCAAGGTGGCGCCCCATACCAACCCTGCTATGCCGATGAAAATGCCGTTCGGAAGCAAGGAGTTTCAGTCTTATAACTGGCCGATACCCAATTTCATCTCCGGTAATGTGCCTGGTTTCGACAGCATGGCGACTTCGCTGATGAAGGAGACCTTCAAAAAGAAAGGCGTTGCCACCATTGAACAGCTCCGCGGCATGTGTCAGGAGTTTGGCGTTCGCTTTATAGCATGCCAGATGACGATGGAGGTGTTTGGTTTTGAAAAGGAAGAGTTCATCGAGGGGGTTGAGTATGGCGGAGCGGCTACATTTCTCGAATATGCGGCTGATGCCAATATTTCTCTGTTTATCTGA
- a CDS encoding rhodanese-like domain-containing protein, whose protein sequence is MRRFIELIRNCLTDVREIMPWELVDRMRLNPELMILDVREPAEFDAMHISGSLCVPRGILESACEWDHDETVPELVKAREREIVVVCRSGHRSVLAAHSMQVLGFEDVVSLRTGLRGWNDYEEPLRNSAGEVVDSEVADAFFTSKLREDQKRPAEKHQA, encoded by the coding sequence ATGAGGCGTTTTATAGAACTGATTCGAAACTGTTTGACGGATGTCAGGGAAATTATGCCCTGGGAGCTCGTTGATCGGATGCGGCTGAATCCGGAGCTTATGATTCTTGATGTTCGCGAACCTGCCGAGTTCGATGCCATGCATATTTCCGGCTCGCTCTGCGTTCCAAGGGGTATTCTTGAGTCTGCCTGCGAATGGGATCATGATGAGACCGTTCCCGAGCTGGTGAAGGCAAGAGAGCGCGAAATTGTGGTGGTTTGCCGTTCCGGACATCGGAGCGTTCTTGCAGCTCATTCGATGCAGGTGCTCGGTTTTGAGGATGTGGTCTCTCTGCGTACAGGGTTGCGGGGGTGGAATGATTATGAAGAGCCTTTGCGAAACAGTGCCGGGGAGGTTGTAGACTCTGAAGTGGCGGATGCCTTTTTTACCAGCAAGCTTCGCGAAGATCAAAAGCGTCCTGCCGAAAAACATCAGGCATAG
- a CDS encoding sulfurtransferase TusA family protein, translated as MSDIASNMDLNCEGLNCPLPILKTKKAVDGLQSGEVLKMTATDPGSINDMASWAKRTGNELVSHTEQAGVHTFYIRKK; from the coding sequence ATGAGCGACATAGCAAGCAATATGGATTTGAACTGTGAAGGTCTCAACTGTCCTTTGCCGATTCTTAAAACAAAAAAAGCTGTGGATGGTTTGCAGAGCGGCGAGGTTTTGAAAATGACCGCTACCGATCCCGGTTCTATCAACGATATGGCTTCCTGGGCCAAGCGAACTGGAAATGAGCTGGTCTCACATACCGAGCAGGCGGGAGTGCATACCTTTTATATCAGAAAAAAATAA
- a CDS encoding cobyrinate a,c-diamide synthase yields the protein MDAVTLPRLMISAAQKSSGKTTISLGLLSHLKSRGVAVRSFKKGPDYIDPMWHKLASGSECYNLDPYLMGQEGCLDSFFKNSRNGNSDFCLIEGNHGLHDGLSLDGSDSSAGLASMLKTPVLLVVDSRKTNRGVAALVMGMQAMQPQADIAGVILNQVQSARQAAKQKLAIEHYCKVPVFGAIPVDEELVIPERHLGLTTVGETADAAKFITGAAERLERYCDMAAIRALFSMASPIGMPPLETRGINPVARARVGVFRDAAFCFYYPDNLAALQEHGAELIFIDSMSESSLPDIDGLYLGGGFPESFFDAISSRRGLLRDVRERVKSGMPLYAECGGLIYLSRSAEYGGKRYDLAGVLPLDIGFQQRPAGHGYLDLRSSAESAWFKTGERIRAHEFHYSRPLLSSGACSYQFEVLRGYGVTGERDGAVDNHVFASFAHVHALSTPGWAPKFVSLASIYKDRCLSGWAVPPQRQD from the coding sequence ATGGATGCAGTAACGTTGCCGCGGTTGATGATTTCGGCCGCACAGAAAAGTTCCGGCAAAACAACGATCAGTCTTGGTCTGTTATCTCATCTCAAAAGCAGAGGCGTAGCGGTAAGAAGTTTTAAAAAAGGCCCGGACTATATCGATCCTATGTGGCACAAGCTTGCATCCGGCAGCGAGTGCTACAATCTCGATCCGTACCTTATGGGCCAGGAGGGGTGTCTCGACTCGTTTTTTAAAAACAGTCGGAACGGAAACAGTGATTTTTGCCTCATCGAAGGTAATCACGGACTTCATGACGGTCTCTCTCTTGATGGGTCTGACAGCAGCGCAGGTCTTGCTTCAATGCTCAAGACGCCTGTACTTCTGGTGGTTGACAGCAGAAAAACGAACAGGGGGGTAGCCGCGCTGGTTATGGGCATGCAGGCGATGCAGCCGCAGGCGGACATTGCCGGGGTTATTTTAAATCAGGTTCAAAGCGCCCGTCAGGCGGCGAAGCAGAAACTTGCTATTGAGCACTATTGCAAGGTGCCTGTTTTTGGCGCGATCCCTGTTGATGAAGAGCTGGTCATTCCCGAGAGGCACCTGGGACTTACAACGGTGGGAGAAACCGCCGATGCCGCTAAATTTATTACAGGTGCGGCAGAGCGGCTTGAGCGCTATTGCGATATGGCCGCTATCAGGGCGCTGTTTTCCATGGCCTCCCCCATCGGGATGCCGCCGCTTGAAACCCGTGGAATCAACCCTGTCGCTCGGGCAAGAGTCGGCGTGTTCAGAGATGCGGCGTTCTGTTTTTACTACCCTGACAACCTTGCCGCGCTTCAGGAACATGGCGCTGAGCTTATTTTTATCGACTCCATGTCGGAGAGCTCGCTTCCCGATATTGACGGTCTCTATCTGGGGGGCGGATTTCCCGAGTCTTTTTTCGATGCCATAAGCTCACGCCGAGGACTATTAAGGGATGTCCGCGAACGAGTTAAGTCAGGCATGCCGCTGTATGCTGAATGCGGAGGATTGATCTACCTCAGCCGGAGTGCCGAATATGGGGGGAAAAGATATGATCTTGCAGGAGTTCTTCCTCTTGATATAGGCTTTCAGCAACGTCCCGCAGGGCATGGGTATCTTGATTTAAGGAGTTCCGCCGAAAGCGCATGGTTTAAAACGGGCGAACGGATCAGGGCGCATGAGTTTCATTATTCGCGTCCGCTTCTGTCGAGCGGAGCCTGTTCCTATCAGTTTGAGGTGCTAAGGGGATATGGCGTAACCGGGGAGCGTGACGGGGCAGTTGATAACCATGTTTTTGCGTCCTTTGCTCATGTGCATGCGCTGAGTACTCCGGGCTGGGCGCCAAAATTCGTCTCTCTTGCATCGATATACAAAGATCGCTGTTTATCAGGCTGGGCAGTTCCTCCGCAGCGTCAGGATTGA
- a CDS encoding TusE/DsrC/DsvC family sulfur relay protein, with protein sequence MAIVVNGVSCETDENGYLVNLEDWTEDVAKVLAEGEEIEMTEAHWDLVKFLRGYYDEYQIAPAVKVLTKAIAAEKDMDKKNASEFLYGLFPKGPGLQACKIAGLPKPTGCV encoded by the coding sequence ATGGCAATTGTAGTTAATGGGGTCAGTTGCGAGACAGATGAGAACGGTTATCTCGTCAATCTCGAAGATTGGACAGAGGATGTTGCGAAGGTGCTGGCTGAAGGCGAAGAGATCGAGATGACTGAAGCTCACTGGGATCTCGTTAAATTTCTCAGGGGTTATTACGACGAGTACCAGATCGCTCCTGCCGTCAAGGTTCTAACAAAGGCTATTGCTGCCGAAAAGGATATGGACAAGAAGAACGCGTCAGAGTTCCTTTACGGACTTTTCCCGAAGGGCCCGGGTCTTCAGGCCTGTAAAATTGCCGGACTGCCTAAACCGACCGGTTGCGTTTAA
- the dsrA gene encoding dissimilatory-type sulfite reductase subunit alpha: protein MDGAEGAASKEVHHCNECGAHSGEKFLNPTPMLDELEKGPWPSFISGFKELAERTKKPMLRGVMDQLEYSYNTKMGYWKGGLVTVDGYGAGIITRYSMIKDKFPEASEFHTMRIQPAPGLHYNTAMLRELCDIWEKYGSGLIALHGQTGDIMLQGIEQDKVQACFDELNQAGWDLGGAGAGMRTAVSCIGPGRCENACYDNLKLHLHALKHFVGVLHRPEWNYKLKFKFSGCPNDCTNSIMRSDLAVIGTWRDAIQVDRDEVKAWIEKKGVDALVNQVINHCPTKAISLKDGEMVIETRDCVRCMHCLNAMPKALSPGKDRGISLLMGGKNTLKVGVNMGSLIIPFMKMESEEDIEAFIEQIEAIIDWWDDSGLDHERIGETIERVGLKQFIEGIGLEADINMVSRPRDNPYFKARY, encoded by the coding sequence ATGGACGGTGCTGAAGGTGCTGCTTCAAAGGAAGTACATCATTGCAATGAATGCGGAGCGCATTCTGGCGAAAAGTTTCTGAATCCGACCCCAATGCTTGACGAGCTGGAAAAAGGCCCCTGGCCGAGTTTTATTTCCGGTTTCAAAGAGCTTGCGGAAAGAACGAAAAAACCCATGCTTCGCGGGGTGATGGATCAGCTCGAATACTCTTATAATACCAAGATGGGGTATTGGAAGGGCGGTCTGGTAACGGTGGACGGTTATGGCGCCGGTATCATTACGCGTTATTCGATGATCAAGGACAAGTTTCCGGAAGCGTCCGAATTTCATACGATGCGAATTCAGCCTGCGCCGGGTTTGCACTATAATACGGCTATGCTGCGAGAGCTTTGCGATATCTGGGAAAAATATGGCAGCGGCTTGATCGCCCTGCATGGTCAGACCGGCGATATCATGCTGCAGGGTATCGAGCAGGACAAGGTTCAGGCATGCTTTGACGAGCTCAATCAGGCGGGCTGGGATCTTGGCGGAGCCGGAGCGGGAATGCGAACCGCTGTTTCCTGTATCGGGCCCGGCAGATGCGAAAATGCATGCTATGATAATCTCAAGTTGCACCTTCACGCGCTCAAGCATTTTGTTGGCGTGCTGCATCGTCCGGAGTGGAATTACAAGCTGAAATTCAAGTTTTCGGGATGCCCGAATGACTGCACCAATTCGATCATGCGTTCAGATCTTGCCGTTATCGGTACATGGCGGGATGCGATTCAGGTTGATCGCGATGAAGTGAAGGCATGGATAGAAAAAAAGGGTGTCGATGCGCTGGTTAACCAGGTGATCAATCACTGTCCTACCAAAGCCATTTCGCTGAAAGATGGGGAAATGGTCATAGAGACCAGAGATTGCGTGCGCTGCATGCACTGTCTGAATGCTATGCCCAAGGCTCTCTCTCCGGGCAAGGACAGAGGGATCTCTCTGCTGATGGGCGGCAAGAATACGCTCAAGGTAGGCGTTAATATGGGCTCTCTCATCATTCCCTTTATGAAAATGGAGTCCGAAGAAGATATCGAGGCATTCATCGAGCAGATCGAGGCGATTATTGACTGGTGGGATGACAGCGGCCTTGATCACGAACGTATCGGCGAAACTATCGAACGCGTGGGTCTGAAGCAGTTTATCGAGGGTATCGGTCTTGAGGCTGATATTAATATGGTGTCCAGGCCGCGCGATAACCCGTACTTCAAGGCCAGGTATTAA
- the dsrB gene encoding dissimilatory-type sulfite reductase subunit beta, producing the protein MSSPEKKWKTVESGPHTYEEALHPVVRKNYGKWKYHEIPKPGVLVHVAESGDSLYTVRAGTPRQDTVDMIRRLCDIADKYCDGYLRFTVRNNVEFLTPKQENVEPMIRELESMGLPVGGTGMCVSSVSHTQGWLHCDIPATDASGVVKSMMDTLYAEFRGMQMPNKVRLSTSCCSINCGGQADIAVVVKHTRPPRVNHDHLAMICELPKAVARCPVAAIRPTVVNGKRSLMVDEEKCICCGACFGACPAMEINHPEHSKFAIWVGGKNSNARSKPSTMSIVAHNLPNNPPRWPEVTDAVGKILLAYKEGGRPWERIGEWINRIGWKRFFEETGLTFDEDMIDSYRHARTTFNQSAHVRF; encoded by the coding sequence ATGAGCAGTCCTGAAAAAAAATGGAAAACCGTAGAGTCGGGTCCTCATACCTATGAGGAGGCTCTGCATCCGGTTGTGAGAAAAAATTACGGCAAGTGGAAATATCACGAGATTCCGAAGCCTGGCGTGCTGGTTCATGTCGCCGAAAGCGGAGATTCGCTCTATACTGTACGGGCAGGAACACCTCGTCAGGATACGGTGGACATGATTCGCCGGCTTTGCGACATAGCCGACAAATACTGTGATGGGTACCTCCGTTTTACGGTACGTAACAACGTAGAGTTTCTGACTCCGAAACAGGAAAATGTCGAGCCGATGATCCGGGAGCTTGAGTCGATGGGTCTTCCTGTTGGAGGTACGGGCATGTGCGTCTCCTCGGTGTCGCATACGCAGGGTTGGCTTCATTGCGATATTCCTGCGACGGATGCTTCCGGAGTGGTGAAGTCAATGATGGATACGCTCTATGCGGAGTTCAGGGGCATGCAGATGCCCAACAAGGTGAGGCTTTCGACATCATGCTGCTCGATCAACTGCGGTGGACAGGCCGATATTGCGGTCGTTGTCAAGCATACGCGTCCTCCACGTGTTAATCACGATCATCTTGCGATGATTTGCGAACTTCCCAAAGCCGTTGCCCGCTGCCCTGTTGCCGCGATACGCCCGACGGTGGTAAACGGCAAGCGTTCGCTTATGGTGGATGAGGAGAAGTGTATCTGCTGCGGAGCCTGTTTCGGAGCCTGTCCTGCCATGGAGATCAACCATCCGGAACACTCAAAGTTTGCCATATGGGTAGGCGGCAAAAACAGCAATGCCCGTTCAAAGCCGTCAACCATGAGTATTGTTGCCCATAATCTGCCGAACAATCCGCCTCGCTGGCCGGAAGTTACCGACGCTGTCGGCAAAATTCTTCTTGCCTACAAAGAGGGCGGTCGTCCCTGGGAGCGTATTGGAGAGTGGATAAACAGGATCGGATGGAAACGCTTCTTTGAAGAGACGGGTCTGACCTTTGATGAGGATATGATTGACAGTTACCGTCATGCGAGAACAACATTCAACCAGTCTGCTCATGTTCGCTTTTAG
- a CDS encoding NAD(P)-binding protein, with protein MKVESNPILDYALNYEFPEFTELQGTEKIVAFGDHSHKCPVYVRQVPPCSAECPAGEDIRGYQRFLNGVEKSEDPWKSAWETIVDTNPFPAVMGRICPHPCQGGCNRQYHDESVAINAVEQVVGNYGIEHNLQLPGPGEDTGKRVAVIGGGPAGLSAAYQLRRKGHAVTIFDANEKLGGMVLYGIMGYRVDRAVLEAEIQRIISLGVETKMGVRIGTDITLDQLEKEYDAVFVGIGAQVGRSLPITGSADTKGVTNAIDFLKNYEVEGDSIAVGKKVVVIGDGNVAMDVARLALRLGSEAVLISGVPREEMACFANEFDDAIREGSAIHYMTGTVEVLKGEEGVRGLLCSKMVKKEKGEEGWNSPIPFLRYKSTDETFEIPCDMVVAAIGQTTNMEGFESVAGDRPWLKVDRYFRLPGKENVFGGGDAIKVDLITTAVGHGRKAAMAIDAFVKGDSFAEQGYREVAKVQKQDILYFYHSPQAKRETIELENVVGNHQELLEALSREEAKAESERCMSCGLCFDCKQCVSFCPQEAVKRFRDNPPGEVVYTDYSKCVGCHICSLVCPSGYIQMGMGEGL; from the coding sequence ATGAAGGTAGAATCCAATCCAATTCTTGATTATGCGCTCAATTATGAGTTTCCTGAGTTCACCGAGCTGCAGGGAACGGAAAAGATTGTCGCATTCGGAGATCATAGTCACAAGTGCCCGGTCTACGTCCGGCAGGTTCCTCCGTGTTCAGCGGAGTGCCCCGCAGGCGAGGATATTCGGGGGTATCAGCGATTTCTCAATGGTGTTGAGAAGTCGGAGGATCCATGGAAATCAGCATGGGAGACGATTGTCGATACCAATCCGTTTCCGGCTGTTATGGGTCGAATTTGTCCGCATCCTTGCCAGGGCGGGTGCAATCGCCAGTATCACGACGAAAGCGTGGCGATCAACGCCGTCGAGCAGGTTGTCGGTAATTACGGGATTGAACATAATCTTCAGCTTCCGGGGCCCGGCGAGGATACCGGGAAGCGGGTGGCTGTTATCGGCGGCGGTCCTGCGGGTCTTTCCGCGGCCTATCAGTTGCGTCGGAAAGGCCATGCCGTAACGATTTTCGATGCCAATGAAAAGCTTGGCGGCATGGTGTTGTATGGCATCATGGGCTATCGCGTTGACCGCGCTGTTCTCGAAGCCGAGATTCAGCGCATCATCAGTCTTGGTGTCGAAACGAAGATGGGCGTCCGTATCGGAACCGATATTACCCTTGACCAACTGGAAAAAGAGTACGATGCTGTTTTTGTCGGGATCGGCGCTCAGGTTGGACGGTCTCTTCCCATTACGGGATCGGCCGATACAAAAGGCGTTACGAATGCCATTGATTTTTTGAAAAATTACGAGGTCGAGGGCGATTCCATAGCCGTCGGAAAAAAAGTGGTTGTTATCGGCGACGGTAACGTGGCCATGGATGTGGCTCGCCTTGCCTTGAGGCTTGGTTCGGAAGCAGTCCTGATTTCCGGTGTACCGAGGGAGGAGATGGCCTGTTTTGCCAATGAGTTTGACGACGCCATACGTGAGGGTTCGGCAATCCACTACATGACCGGAACGGTAGAGGTTCTCAAGGGTGAAGAGGGTGTTCGGGGTCTGCTCTGCTCGAAAATGGTGAAAAAGGAGAAGGGTGAAGAGGGTTGGAACTCGCCGATTCCCTTTTTACGGTATAAAAGCACTGATGAAACGTTTGAGATCCCCTGCGACATGGTTGTAGCCGCTATTGGGCAGACAACCAACATGGAGGGTTTTGAAAGCGTTGCCGGCGATCGCCCATGGCTCAAGGTTGACCGGTATTTTCGTCTGCCCGGCAAGGAGAACGTGTTTGGCGGCGGAGATGCCATTAAAGTCGATCTTATTACGACGGCAGTAGGACATGGACGCAAGGCGGCAATGGCCATTGATGCTTTTGTCAAGGGAGACTCGTTTGCCGAGCAGGGTTATCGCGAGGTTGCGAAGGTTCAAAAACAGGATATTCTCTATTTCTATCACTCTCCCCAGGCAAAAAGAGAGACTATTGAGCTGGAAAATGTTGTGGGAAACCATCAGGAGCTGCTTGAAGCTCTGAGCAGAGAGGAGGCCAAGGCGGAGTCGGAGCGATGCATGAGCTGCGGACTCTGTTTCGACTGCAAGCAGTGCGTTTCTTTCTGTCCCCAGGAGGCGGTCAAGCGGTTCAGGGACAACCCGCCCGGCGAGGTGGTTTATACCGACTATTCGAAATGCGTCGGATGTCATATTTGCTCTCTGGTCTGCCCTTCCGGCTATATACAGATGGGAATGGGAGAGGGTCTTTAA
- the tusD gene encoding sulfurtransferase complex subunit TusD: MKIGILLKEGPYNHQASDTAYKFAEAAIKKGHTIDAVFLYNDGVGNVTKMMDPPQDDRNIAARWDALSKQHGVEILACIAASKRRGINDDVIIEGGTITGLGTLTDIAIRNDRLITFGD; encoded by the coding sequence GTGAAAATAGGAATCCTTCTCAAGGAGGGGCCGTACAACCATCAGGCATCCGATACGGCTTACAAGTTTGCTGAAGCTGCCATCAAAAAGGGACATACCATCGATGCGGTGTTTCTTTATAATGACGGAGTCGGCAATGTTACAAAAATGATGGATCCTCCCCAGGACGACAGAAATATTGCCGCCCGCTGGGATGCGTTGAGCAAGCAGCATGGGGTTGAAATTCTGGCCTGCATTGCAGCCTCAAAACGACGAGGTATCAACGACGACGTGATTATCGAGGGCGGTACCATTACCGGCCTTGGTACTCTTACGGATATTGCCATTCGCAACGACAGACTGATAACTTTTGGAGACTGA
- the tusC gene encoding sulfurtransferase complex subunit TusC yields the protein MGNMDIEENTDIKKIMHVMRHAPHGTIYSYEGLEMILIMAAYEQDLSVVFIGDGIYALKKNQDTHAIGIKGFSKTFMALDGYDVEKLYVDRVSLEERGLTEDDLVVPVEVLTSAEIGGLMREQDVIIHH from the coding sequence ATGGGAAACATGGATATCGAAGAGAACACGGATATCAAAAAAATCATGCATGTGATGCGCCATGCGCCTCATGGCACCATTTACAGTTATGAGGGGCTGGAAATGATTCTGATCATGGCCGCCTATGAGCAGGATCTCTCTGTTGTCTTTATCGGAGACGGGATCTATGCGCTCAAAAAAAACCAGGACACGCACGCCATAGGGATCAAGGGCTTTTCGAAAACCTTCATGGCTCTTGACGGTTATGACGTTGAAAAGCTCTATGTCGATCGGGTCTCTCTTGAAGAGCGGGGATTGACCGAAGACGATCTGGTTGTGCCTGTTGAGGTTCTGACCTCCGCCGAAATCGGCGGACTGATGAGAGAACAGGA